One segment of Urocitellus parryii isolate mUroPar1 chromosome 5, mUroPar1.hap1, whole genome shotgun sequence DNA contains the following:
- the Apobec1 gene encoding C->U-editing enzyme APOBEC-1, which produces MTSEKGPSTGDATLRRRIEPWEFEVFFNPGELRKETCMFYEIKWGTSQKIWRNSSKNTTNHVEVNFIEKFTAERHFCPSISCSITWFLSWSPCWECSKAIREFLSQHPNTTLVIYTARLFQHMDQQNRQGLRDLINSGVTVQIMTISEYCYCWRNFVNYSPKEETHWPKYQPLLMMLYALELHCIILSLPPCLKISRRYQKQLTFFNLILQNCHYQTIPPHILLSLGLIQPSVTWR; this is translated from the exons GAGGAGAATTGAACCCTGGGAATTTGAAGTCTTCTTTAACCCTGGAGAACTTCGCAAAGAGACCTGTATGTTCTATGAAATCAAGTGGGGCACGAGCCAAAAGATCTGGAGAAACTCCAGCAAAAACACCACCAATCATGTTGAAgtgaattttatagaaaaatttactGCGGAAAGACATTTTTGCCCATCCATCAGCTGTTCCATCACCTGGTTCTTGTCCTGGAGTCCTTGTTGGGAATGTTCCAAGGCTATCAGAGAATTTTTGAGTCAACATCCTAATACGACTTTGGTTATTTATACAGCACGGCTTTTTCAGCACATGGACCAGCAAAACCGGCAAGGACTCAGGGACCTCATTAACAGTGGTGTAACTGTCCAGATTATGACAATCTCAG AGTATTGTTACTGCTGGAGGAATTTTGTCAATTACTCACCTAAGGAAGAAACTCACTGGCCAAAATACCAACCTCTCTTGATGATGCTCTATGCACTGGAACTCCACTGCATCATTCTA AGTCTTCCACCTTGCTTAAAGATTTCCAGAAGATATCAAAAGCAGCTTACATTTTTCAACCTTATTCTTCAAAATTGCCATTACCAGACGATTCCACCCCATATCCTTTTATCTTTAGGGCTGATACAGCCTTCTGTGACGTGGAGATGA